The Pyrus communis chromosome 9, drPyrComm1.1, whole genome shotgun sequence genome has a segment encoding these proteins:
- the LOC137746041 gene encoding protein NRT1/ PTR FAMILY 5.6-like produces the protein MEESKGAKSTKVIEDEEKWVYDSSLDHKGNVPLRASTGVWKASLFVVAIEFSERLSYFGIATSLIIYLTRVMHDDLKTAVKSVNHWSGVTTLIPLFGGFVADAYLGRFKTVLFSSIIYLMGLILLCMSWFVPSFRPCNTKTCHEPRKIHEVVFFVAIYLISIGTGGHKPALESFGADQFDDDHREERKQKMSFFNWWSFGLCCGLLLGVTVVVYVQDHVSWGVADIVVTAVMAVSLSIFIIGRRNYRYRKPTGSPLTPMLQVLVAAIAKRNQPHPSDPAQLYETPKSEKVHGRLLCHTKKLRFLDKAAIISAQNLAENPSPWRLATVTKVEEMKLVLNLIPIWLATLPFGMCVAQSTTFFIKQGATMNREVANGFVVPPASIFALAAIGMIASVTIYEKLLVPILRRTTGNERGINILQRIGIGMIFSIATMVAAALVEKKRLGFVKSDPIKGSHSMSVLWLAPQFLIVGFGDGFTLVGLQEYFYDQVPDSMRSLGIAFYLSVIGAGNFVSSFVITAVDHITDNGGKSWFGKDLNSSRLDRFYWLLACVAAANLCVYVFVARRYSYKNVQKVAVADCFGDELENEGPIP, from the exons CTATTGAGTTCAGTGAGAGGTTGAGCTACTTTGGAATAGCAACTAGCTTAATTATTTACCTCACCAGAGTAATGCATGACGACCTCAAGACCGCAGTCAAAAGTGTCAATCACTGGTCTGGTGTCACCACACTGATTCCACTGTTTGGAGGCTTCGTGGCTGATGCTTACTTGGGGCGCTTCAAAACAGTTCTTTTTTCATCCATCATTTACCTCATG GGTTTGATTCTTCTATGCATGTCCTGGTTCGTACCAAGCTTCAGGCCTTGTAATACCAAAACATGCCACGAACCCAGAAAAATCCATGAAGTGGTGTTCTTTGTTGCAATCTACTTAATTTCTATAGGGACTGGGGGTCATAAGCCTGCCCTGGAGAGCTTTGGAGCTGACCAATTCGATGACGATCACCGTGAAGAAAGAAAGCAGAAGATGTCCTTTTTCAATTGGTGGAGTTTTGGGCTTTGTTGTGGGCTTTTACTTGGGGTTACTGTGGTAGTGTATGTGCAAGACCATGTGAGTTGGGGTGTTGCTGATATTGTTGTCACTGCAGTCATGGCTGTATCACTTTCTATCTTCATAATTGGAAGGCGGAATTACCGTTATCGAAAACCGACTGGGAGCCCTTTAACACCAATGTTGCAAGTTCTTGTAGCTGCCATTGCTAAGAGAAATCAGCCTCACCCTTCTGACCCTGCTCAATTGTATGAAACCCCCAAATCAGAAAAGGTCCATGGGAGGCTTCTGTGCCACACGAAGAAGCTCAG ATTTCTTGACAAGGCGGCGATTATAAGCGCACAAAACTTGGCTGAGAATCCAAGCCCTTGGAGACTAGCAACTGTGACCAAGGTGGAGGAGATGAAGCTTGTTCTCAACTTGATCCCAATTTGGCTAGCGACTCTACCATTTGGAATGTGTGTGGCACAATCCACCACATTCTTCATCAAACAAGGTGCCACCATGAACAGAGAGGTTGCAAATGGTTTCGTGGTCCCCCCTGCCTCAATATTCGCACTCGCAGCCATTGGAATGATCGCCTCCGTCACAATATACGAAAAACTCCTTGTCCCGATTCTGAGAAGGACAACCGGAAACGAAAGAGGAATCAACATCCTCCAAAGGATTGGAATCGGAATGATTTTCTCCATCGCTACAATGGTAGCAGCTGCCCTGGTGGAGAAGAAACGACTAGGGTTTGTCAAAAGTGACCCAATAAAGGGTTCGCATTCCATGAGCGTGTTGTGGTTGGCACCACAATTTCTGATCGTTGGGTTTGGAGATGGGTTTACTCTTGTGGGGTTGCAGGAGTATTTTTACGACCAAGTCCCGGACTCCATGAGAAGCTTAGGCATTGCTTTTTACCTCAGTGTGATCGGAGCTGGGAACTTCGTTAGCAGCTTTGTGATCACGGCCGTTGATCACATCACGGACAATGGAGGGAAGAGTTGGTTCGGTAAGGATTTGAACAGCAGTCGGTTGGACAGGTTTTATTGGCTCCTGGCTTGCGTGGCAGCAGCAAATCTGTGTGTTTATGTTTTCGTGGCTCGGCGTTATTCTTACAAGAATGTGCAGAAGGTAGCTGTGGCTGATTGCTTTGGAGATGAACTGGAAAATGAAGGCCCGATCCCATGa